One part of the Mycolicibacterium aromaticivorans JS19b1 = JCM 16368 genome encodes these proteins:
- a CDS encoding aldo/keto reductase, with the protein MTSTSAPGGTAPLGDRSVARVGYGAMSLESVAIDDAVSLLHRAVELGVNHIDTASFYGDGEVNRRIRRALAPYRDDLVIVSKVGARAVPDADVPLALAQKPAELRASVELDLDGLGLDQIPVVNLRRADIGPGLIADGDQIVDLDDQLAELIALRDEGKIGAIGISNVALETVQRAVGAEIVCVQNAYSLLDRTHEDCLQFCADNDIAWVPFFPLGSGFAGFPKVADNPEVVRIAAERGVTPAQIGLAWLLAHAPNVLLIPGTGSVGHLEENAAAGAITLSESDIADLDVIPGQTSANGDGVQPFLDERR; encoded by the coding sequence ATGACATCTACATCAGCGCCCGGCGGCACGGCCCCGCTCGGCGATCGCTCGGTGGCCCGCGTGGGGTACGGCGCCATGAGCCTCGAGAGCGTCGCGATCGACGACGCCGTGTCGTTGCTTCACCGAGCAGTCGAATTGGGCGTCAACCACATCGACACCGCCTCGTTCTATGGCGATGGGGAAGTCAACCGCCGAATCCGGCGCGCACTCGCCCCGTATCGCGACGACCTTGTGATCGTGAGCAAGGTTGGGGCGCGGGCAGTTCCAGACGCCGACGTACCACTGGCGCTTGCGCAGAAGCCCGCCGAATTGCGCGCTTCCGTCGAACTCGACCTCGATGGTCTCGGCTTGGACCAGATTCCCGTGGTGAACCTACGCCGTGCCGATATCGGGCCCGGGCTGATCGCCGACGGTGACCAGATCGTGGACCTCGACGATCAGCTCGCCGAGCTGATCGCGCTGCGCGACGAGGGCAAGATCGGTGCGATCGGCATCAGCAACGTCGCGTTGGAGACAGTGCAGCGGGCCGTTGGCGCCGAGATCGTATGTGTCCAAAACGCCTACAGTCTGCTCGACCGGACCCACGAAGACTGCCTGCAGTTCTGCGCGGACAACGACATCGCGTGGGTTCCGTTTTTTCCACTCGGGTCCGGCTTCGCCGGTTTCCCGAAAGTCGCCGACAACCCCGAAGTGGTTCGGATCGCCGCCGAACGTGGCGTGACGCCCGCTCAGATCGGTCTGGCGTGGCTGCTCGCCCACGCGCCGAACGTTCTGCTGATACCCGGCACGGGGTCCGTCGGGCATCTCGAGGAGAATGCCGCTGCCGGCGCTATCACGTTGAGCGAGAGTGACATTGCCGATCTCGACGTGATTCCGGGCCAAACGTCAGCCAACGGTGATGGCGTCCAGCCGTTCCTTGATGAACGCCGATGA
- a CDS encoding TetR/AcrR family transcriptional regulator has protein sequence MAERVRADALRNRERLLEVATAAFASGEDQVTLEAIARRAGVGIGTLYRHFPSREALTEAVYRTELAEVAAAATQLADQHPPAIALRRWMDRYAEFVATKRGMAESLRVMLDSGAVLRSDTMASIVGAVDLLLAAGVAEGSLRADVRAEDVVSSLLGIFLTSGSSEQAQRMLDLLAAGVAAR, from the coding sequence ATGGCGGAACGAGTGCGGGCCGACGCCCTGCGCAACCGCGAGCGCCTGCTTGAGGTCGCCACGGCGGCGTTCGCCTCCGGCGAGGACCAGGTCACGCTCGAGGCGATCGCTCGCAGGGCCGGGGTCGGAATCGGCACGCTGTACCGCCATTTCCCCAGCCGGGAGGCTCTCACGGAGGCGGTGTACCGCACCGAGTTGGCCGAGGTTGCAGCCGCGGCAACCCAGCTGGCGGACCAGCACCCGCCGGCGATCGCTCTGCGCCGATGGATGGACCGCTACGCCGAATTCGTCGCCACCAAGCGTGGAATGGCCGAGTCGCTCCGGGTGATGCTGGACTCCGGCGCTGTGCTGCGCTCGGACACCATGGCGAGCATCGTCGGGGCCGTCGACCTGCTGCTTGCGGCCGGGGTGGCCGAGGGCAGTCTGCGGGCCGATGTGCGCGCCGAAGACGTGGTGTCCAGCCTGTTGGGCATCTTCCTGACGAGCGGATCAAGCGAGCAGGCTCAGCGGATGCTGGACCTTCTCGCGGCTGGAGTGGCCGCCCGTTAG
- a CDS encoding ribose-5-phosphate isomerase, which translates to MRVYLGSDHAGYELKQAIIEHLKNGGHEPIDCGAFTYDAEDDYPAFCIAAATKTLADPESLGIVIGGSGNGEQIAANKVPGIRCALAWSVETASLAREHNNAQVIGIGGRMHPVEDALSFVDAFINTPWSKAERHQRRIDILDEYERTHVAPPVPGAPA; encoded by the coding sequence ATGCGTGTCTACCTCGGCTCTGACCATGCCGGATACGAACTCAAGCAAGCCATCATCGAGCACCTGAAAAACGGTGGTCACGAGCCGATCGACTGCGGCGCGTTCACCTACGACGCCGAGGACGACTACCCGGCGTTCTGCATCGCCGCAGCGACCAAGACGCTGGCCGACCCGGAGAGCCTGGGCATCGTGATCGGCGGGTCCGGCAACGGCGAGCAGATCGCGGCCAACAAGGTGCCCGGCATCCGCTGCGCGCTGGCGTGGAGTGTTGAGACCGCCTCGCTGGCCCGCGAGCACAACAATGCTCAGGTGATCGGCATCGGTGGCCGTATGCACCCGGTGGAGGATGCGCTGAGCTTCGTCGACGCGTTCATCAACACCCCGTGGTCAAAAGCCGAACGCCACCAACGCCGTATCGACATCCTCGACGAGTACGAGCGCACCCACGTCGCGCCCCCGGTGCCCGGCGCCCCGGCCTGA
- a CDS encoding Fpg/Nei family DNA glycosylase, with amino-acid sequence MPEGHTLHRLARLHQRRFAGAPAAVSSPQGRFTDASIVDGRVFTHASVWGKHLFHHYDGGPIVHVHLGLYGTFTEMPVPMPLPVGQVRMRIVGDEWGTDLRGPTACEVLDEAQVAAIVARLGPDPLRRDADPALPWARISKSRKTIGALLMDQSVIAGVGNVYRSELLFRHHLDPYRLGRDVSEAEFADAWTDLVELMKVGVRRGKIVVVRPEHDHGAPSYAPNRPRTYVYRRAGEPCRVCATPIRTAELEGRNVFWCPTCQV; translated from the coding sequence GTGCCGGAAGGGCACACCCTTCACCGGCTCGCGCGGCTGCACCAGCGCCGGTTCGCAGGCGCCCCGGCGGCCGTGTCGAGTCCGCAGGGCAGGTTCACCGATGCCTCGATCGTCGACGGCCGGGTGTTCACCCACGCCTCGGTCTGGGGCAAGCACCTGTTCCACCACTACGACGGCGGTCCGATCGTGCACGTCCACCTGGGGCTGTACGGCACCTTCACCGAGATGCCGGTGCCGATGCCGCTGCCGGTCGGTCAGGTGCGTATGCGGATCGTCGGCGATGAGTGGGGCACCGACCTGCGCGGTCCGACCGCATGCGAGGTGCTCGACGAGGCGCAGGTTGCGGCCATCGTGGCCCGGCTCGGGCCCGACCCGCTGCGCCGGGATGCCGACCCCGCGCTTCCGTGGGCCCGAATCTCCAAGTCCCGCAAGACCATCGGCGCCCTACTGATGGACCAGAGCGTGATCGCCGGAGTGGGCAACGTCTACCGCAGCGAATTGCTCTTCCGGCATCACCTCGACCCGTACCGGCTGGGCCGGGACGTCTCCGAGGCCGAGTTCGCCGACGCCTGGACCGACCTGGTCGAGTTGATGAAGGTCGGCGTTCGGCGAGGCAAGATCGTGGTGGTGCGGCCCGAACACGATCACGGTGCGCCGTCGTACGCCCCGAACCGTCCGCGCACCTACGTCTACCGGCGCGCCGGTGAGCCCTGCCGGGTGTGCGCGACCCCGATCCGGACCGCCGAATTGGAAGGCCGCAACGTGTTTTGGTGCCCGACCTGCCAGGTGTGA
- a CDS encoding cation:proton antiporter gives MELILVVVGAIVVAAIAKNRGLEPALMIVVVGIAASFLPGFTAPELDSHVLLSVVLPPLLYSAALDFSFPAFMRNIKPILGLGVGLVVVTAFAVAAVSAWLVVVPLTFATALVLGAIVAPPDAVTAVAVGRKLGLPKRVMTILTGESLINDAAALALFSIAVAQVAGTHTFIANPLLLFGYSALLGPVVGVALGYVTLWIRERLNSASLETIQGLVVPFAAYITAERFHASGVLAVVAAGFIVGSGTLSAGYQTRLQERYVWHSVDVLLEAFVFAYIGLHLRFVLEDLRDAHESLAEVGIAALVVLTIVLVIRPLSVFVMFGRGVLSRHVDRRLSVPIPEGGRGALGVRKPGEPKGKWRSMIDHTALTWQENVVVSWTGMRGVVTLAAAAGIPPTVASGEPFPERATIQAIAFAVAVGTLLLQGWTLPPLIRRLHLSSREDDRIYDREETYKTEHTVHMAADEVLAQFEAAPPAGLDPHVLTDIRNWIARHSKDADEMPDPEEHDLRAEVFSTLYRNVLAAQRAALITERDEGRIDDEAVRAMLDRLDLQEASVTARMESRI, from the coding sequence ATGGAACTGATTCTCGTCGTCGTCGGCGCCATCGTCGTCGCGGCGATCGCCAAGAACCGTGGCTTGGAACCTGCCCTGATGATCGTCGTTGTTGGCATCGCCGCGTCGTTCCTGCCGGGCTTTACCGCGCCTGAACTGGACTCCCATGTCCTGCTCTCGGTGGTCCTGCCGCCGCTGTTGTACTCCGCGGCGCTGGACTTCTCGTTTCCGGCGTTCATGCGCAACATCAAGCCGATCCTCGGCCTCGGGGTGGGCCTGGTCGTGGTCACCGCGTTTGCGGTGGCCGCGGTGTCCGCGTGGCTGGTCGTGGTGCCGTTGACGTTCGCGACCGCGCTGGTGCTCGGCGCCATCGTCGCGCCGCCAGACGCGGTCACCGCCGTCGCCGTCGGCCGCAAGCTGGGCCTGCCCAAGCGGGTGATGACGATCCTGACCGGGGAGAGCCTGATCAACGATGCCGCCGCGCTCGCGTTGTTCTCGATCGCCGTCGCCCAGGTCGCGGGCACCCACACCTTCATCGCCAACCCGCTGCTGCTGTTCGGCTACAGCGCGCTGCTCGGTCCGGTGGTGGGCGTCGCGCTCGGCTACGTGACCCTGTGGATTCGCGAACGCCTCAACAGCGCCAGCCTGGAGACGATCCAAGGCCTGGTGGTGCCGTTCGCCGCCTACATCACCGCCGAGCGATTCCACGCCTCCGGCGTGCTGGCCGTGGTGGCGGCCGGGTTCATCGTCGGCAGCGGCACCCTGAGCGCCGGCTACCAGACCAGGCTGCAGGAACGCTACGTCTGGCACTCGGTGGACGTGCTGCTGGAGGCGTTCGTCTTCGCCTACATCGGGCTGCATCTGCGCTTTGTCCTGGAGGATCTGCGCGATGCCCACGAATCGCTGGCGGAGGTCGGCATCGCGGCACTGGTGGTGCTGACGATCGTGCTCGTGATCCGTCCACTCTCGGTGTTCGTGATGTTCGGCCGCGGAGTGCTGTCCCGGCACGTCGACCGCAGGCTGAGTGTGCCGATTCCCGAGGGTGGCCGCGGCGCACTCGGCGTCCGCAAACCCGGCGAGCCAAAAGGTAAGTGGCGCTCCATGATCGACCACACTGCGTTGACGTGGCAGGAGAACGTCGTGGTGTCGTGGACCGGGATGCGTGGTGTGGTGACGTTGGCCGCCGCGGCCGGTATCCCGCCGACCGTGGCCAGCGGCGAGCCGTTCCCGGAACGGGCCACCATCCAGGCGATCGCGTTCGCGGTGGCGGTGGGCACACTGCTGCTGCAGGGATGGACGCTGCCGCCGCTGATCCGCCGTCTGCACCTGTCCTCGCGGGAGGACGACCGGATCTACGACCGCGAGGAGACCTACAAGACCGAGCACACCGTGCACATGGCCGCCGACGAGGTGCTGGCCCAGTTCGAGGCCGCGCCGCCGGCGGGCCTCGACCCGCACGTGCTGACCGACATCCGCAACTGGATCGCTCGCCATTCCAAGGATGCCGATGAGATGCCCGACCCCGAGGAGCACGATCTCCGCGCGGAGGTGTTCTCCACCCTGTACCGCAATGTGCTTGCCGCACAACGTGCTGCGCTGATCACCGAACGCGACGAGGGACGCATCGACGATGAGGCCGTTCGCGCGATGCTCGACAGGCTGGACTTGCAGGAGGCCAGCGTGACCGCCCGGATGGAGAGCCGGATCTAG
- a CDS encoding serine hydrolase domain-containing protein: MSDHIPIGGACAAGFGAVRDAFKANFTSRDEVGAAVAVWVDGDLVVNLWGGYADAHRRQRWRQDTLASVFSGTKGLTSTCVHLLADRGELDLHAPVARYWPEFASNGKQDITIASVLGHRSGVIGPRTRMHWSDTTDWDRVCADLAAAEPWWPPGTAQGYHMVSFGFILGEVVRRVTGRTIGQYLRTEIAEPMGIDVHIGLPTAEHHRCAEMINKPHIRDVLANGQAPGYPTSLAEHPMAGMAVAMGFVPDDELGSHELERWRVSEFPSTNGHVSALGLATFYNGLAQEKVLSRDHLEAVRVSQGGFDPDVVLGPRVADHGWGLGYMLNQRGVAGPNLSSFGHGGSGGSYGFVDLEHRIGYAYVMNYFDATKCNADPRSTALSDEVYRTLGVL; this comes from the coding sequence TTGAGCGACCACATTCCCATCGGCGGTGCGTGCGCCGCGGGTTTTGGCGCGGTGCGCGATGCTTTCAAGGCGAACTTCACCTCTCGTGATGAGGTCGGCGCAGCGGTCGCCGTGTGGGTCGACGGAGACCTGGTGGTCAATCTGTGGGGCGGCTACGCCGATGCCCACCGGCGCCAGCGGTGGCGCCAAGACACGCTGGCCAGCGTGTTCTCCGGCACCAAAGGGCTGACAAGCACATGTGTGCACCTGCTCGCCGATCGCGGCGAGCTCGACCTGCACGCCCCGGTTGCCCGGTACTGGCCCGAATTCGCGTCGAACGGCAAGCAGGACATCACGATCGCGTCGGTGCTCGGGCACCGGTCAGGGGTGATCGGGCCTCGCACCCGCATGCATTGGAGCGACACCACCGACTGGGACCGGGTGTGCGCCGACCTGGCCGCCGCCGAGCCGTGGTGGCCGCCGGGCACAGCCCAGGGCTACCACATGGTCAGCTTCGGGTTCATTCTCGGCGAGGTCGTCCGCCGGGTCACCGGGCGCACGATCGGCCAGTACCTGCGGACCGAGATCGCCGAACCGATGGGCATCGACGTCCACATCGGTCTGCCTACCGCCGAACACCACCGTTGCGCGGAGATGATCAACAAGCCCCACATTCGCGATGTCCTGGCCAATGGCCAGGCACCGGGGTATCCGACCTCACTCGCCGAGCATCCGATGGCCGGGATGGCCGTCGCGATGGGCTTTGTCCCCGATGACGAGCTGGGCTCCCACGAGCTCGAGCGATGGCGTGTCAGTGAGTTCCCGAGCACAAACGGCCATGTGTCGGCGCTCGGCCTGGCCACGTTCTACAACGGGCTCGCGCAGGAAAAGGTGCTCAGCCGCGATCATCTGGAGGCGGTGCGGGTTTCGCAGGGCGGCTTTGATCCCGACGTCGTGCTCGGGCCCCGGGTCGCCGATCACGGCTGGGGCCTGGGCTACATGCTCAATCAACGCGGTGTGGCAGGCCCGAACCTGAGCAGCTTCGGCCACGGCGGCTCGGGCGGCTCCTACGGGTTCGTCGACCTCGAGCACCGCATCGGCTACGCATACGTGATGAACTATTTCGACGCCACCAAATGCAATGCCGATCCGCGCAGTACCGCGCTCAGCGACGAGGTGTACCGCACCCTCGGCGTGCTCTGA
- a CDS encoding metallophosphoesterase gives MWIFRAVWRSRRTVRHDPDVEIPDTGIPPALAGRMTMAEQYEWHQRYLRARPVSRRNFLRGSAAAAAVAALGAAPFGRRAYAQDAPLAVAGRRVGYGTDAASQLRLAGQLSRNPGATKVFLDHGPTPGLGATVEAEVRNLVTQIPDSSGGVLSAEQFYVHAPVDGLPGRAPHFYRWRTDDGFVSDVRSAATAMPSARDAVGWFRFTMMGDQGTDETPLAPPGLTRGDYDDSYYKSDNDPTVSHTGNVLDQIVAARPDFHVLAGDIAYADPSGTGKPPQFVRKGEPPKGFDKFNPYVWDVYLNSIEASASTTPWMFATGNHDMEAAYPVHGYGGHLARLDFPGNGPSGCPSVYSFTYGNVAVLSLDANDVSYEITANKGYSGGAQNSWVERTLAAHRADPDIDFIVCFFHHCAYSTTEAHASDGGVRAAWVGLFDRYQVDLVLQGHNHVFERSDPIRGGGPTRAAEDNAIVYPETDGTVYYTVGSAGRPRYNFQPGEPESYRGNVAPDTFVPNSYVWTTDGHKQTEAVGWSRVRFRNYAFILVDVRPGNLMSEMDVTAVDEYGREFDKLTYRRQVQK, from the coding sequence ATGTGGATTTTCCGGGCGGTTTGGCGTTCTCGCAGGACCGTACGTCACGATCCTGATGTGGAGATTCCCGATACGGGCATTCCGCCGGCGCTTGCGGGCCGGATGACGATGGCCGAGCAGTACGAATGGCATCAGAGGTATCTGCGCGCGCGCCCGGTGTCGCGGCGCAACTTCCTGCGCGGGTCGGCGGCGGCGGCAGCCGTGGCGGCGCTGGGAGCCGCCCCGTTCGGGCGCCGCGCATACGCCCAGGACGCGCCGCTGGCGGTGGCCGGCCGGCGGGTCGGCTACGGCACCGACGCCGCGAGTCAGCTGCGGCTGGCCGGCCAGTTGTCGCGCAATCCAGGCGCCACCAAGGTTTTCCTCGACCACGGCCCGACGCCCGGGCTGGGTGCGACGGTAGAGGCCGAGGTGCGCAACCTGGTGACCCAGATCCCGGACAGCAGCGGCGGGGTGCTGTCGGCCGAGCAGTTCTACGTCCACGCGCCGGTGGACGGACTGCCCGGGCGTGCCCCGCACTTCTACCGATGGCGCACCGACGACGGGTTCGTCAGCGACGTGCGCTCAGCCGCGACCGCCATGCCCAGTGCGCGAGATGCGGTGGGCTGGTTCCGGTTCACCATGATGGGGGACCAGGGGACCGACGAGACACCGCTTGCCCCGCCCGGTCTCACCCGCGGCGACTACGACGACAGCTACTACAAATCCGACAACGATCCCACCGTGTCGCACACCGGCAATGTGCTGGACCAGATCGTGGCGGCGCGTCCCGACTTCCACGTGCTCGCCGGTGACATCGCCTATGCCGACCCGTCCGGAACGGGTAAGCCGCCGCAGTTCGTCCGAAAGGGCGAGCCGCCCAAGGGTTTCGACAAGTTCAACCCTTATGTCTGGGATGTGTATCTGAACTCCATCGAGGCCAGTGCCTCGACGACGCCGTGGATGTTCGCCACCGGCAACCACGACATGGAAGCCGCCTACCCGGTGCACGGCTACGGCGGCCACCTCGCACGGCTCGACTTCCCGGGCAACGGTCCGTCCGGGTGCCCGTCGGTCTACTCGTTCACCTATGGCAACGTCGCGGTGCTCTCGCTGGACGCCAACGATGTGAGCTATGAGATCACCGCCAACAAGGGTTATTCCGGCGGTGCTCAAAATAGTTGGGTGGAAAGGACGTTGGCGGCGCACCGGGCCGATCCCGACATCGATTTCATCGTCTGCTTCTTCCACCACTGTGCCTATTCGACCACCGAGGCGCACGCCAGCGACGGCGGTGTGCGGGCCGCGTGGGTGGGGCTGTTCGACCGCTACCAGGTGGACCTGGTGCTGCAGGGCCACAACCACGTGTTCGAACGGTCCGACCCGATCCGGGGTGGCGGCCCGACCCGGGCGGCCGAAGACAATGCGATCGTCTACCCGGAAACCGACGGCACCGTCTACTACACGGTGGGGTCAGCCGGACGGCCGCGGTACAACTTTCAGCCCGGCGAACCGGAGAGCTACCGCGGCAACGTGGCGCCCGACACGTTTGTCCCCAACAGCTATGTCTGGACGACCGACGGCCATAAGCAGACCGAAGCGGTCGGCTGGTCCAGGGTGCGCTTCCGCAACTACGCCTTCATCCTGGTCGATGTGCGACCCGGCAACCTGATGAGCGAGATGGACGTGACCGCCGTCGACGAGTACGGCCGCGAGTTCGACAAGCTGACCTACCGCCGGCAGGTTCAGAAGTAG
- a CDS encoding PecA family PE domain-processing aspartic protease, with amino-acid sequence MKHNRTRQPYAWLGAGAVTLGIGAAMAAGSAVASADTGHPGTAATKSDSSSSASGAKTGSGHLRPRTAGAPAGDRIPTTSSSKSTSAPATAAQRSVGVGTAKPTATVDSTTSTTSAAAQDNPGYGNQSFLPGNGVVVPGSAVKLALQEIAQTQSVLQAKTWGTGNIVAGAASVVPQMFLTEAAWALNTWQNSMDGVKAAVANTTGVPVVHQLAQLSLLATMMLPTAAGLALNAADSTVPLVGILGSPTAATQARDLISLAKTNGMVYSVHLLRTQGAAEIVYISVNGGPVVPIQLDTGSSGLTILRKYVGQKDLGPSTGSDSGGYGDDENSVFYNYHTYSTTIDFGGGAITAPGNIRIVDADSENAFDNYGTAPQGTAGTLGIGANVGSGPTLNALLPGETKDGMLMYEKLIGPWGLVVFGPNPLPSKGSVSGTPVGDVQIQINDQPKTTVRINVDSGGETGNLPFSVAGDARDGTNLKPGTKVSVYSADGQTLLYTYVVNGTNSPALYDEVTQTGTKPNTGRIPWNLGPMYIDYGTPDRLGATHFDYF; translated from the coding sequence ATGAAGCACAACCGAACACGCCAACCGTACGCCTGGCTTGGCGCAGGCGCGGTCACTCTGGGCATCGGTGCTGCGATGGCCGCCGGCAGCGCGGTCGCGTCCGCGGATACCGGGCACCCGGGTACCGCGGCGACCAAGAGTGATTCGAGCTCCTCCGCGTCTGGAGCGAAAACGGGCTCCGGGCATCTGCGTCCCCGAACCGCCGGGGCACCGGCGGGCGACCGCATTCCGACCACGTCCAGCAGCAAGTCGACGTCCGCCCCCGCGACCGCAGCACAGCGCAGCGTCGGTGTTGGCACCGCCAAGCCGACCGCGACCGTCGACTCGACCACCTCGACCACCTCGGCCGCCGCGCAGGACAATCCTGGATACGGCAATCAGTCCTTCCTCCCTGGAAACGGAGTCGTCGTCCCCGGCAGCGCGGTGAAGTTGGCGTTGCAGGAGATCGCCCAGACCCAGAGTGTCCTGCAAGCAAAGACATGGGGAACCGGCAACATCGTCGCTGGCGCCGCTTCTGTTGTGCCACAGATGTTTTTGACGGAAGCGGCCTGGGCGCTCAACACGTGGCAGAACTCGATGGACGGCGTGAAGGCAGCAGTCGCCAACACCACGGGCGTTCCCGTCGTCCACCAACTCGCCCAGCTGTCGCTACTGGCGACCATGATGCTGCCGACCGCGGCGGGCCTCGCTCTGAACGCCGCCGACTCGACCGTTCCTCTGGTGGGAATTCTCGGATCCCCTACCGCCGCAACGCAAGCCAGAGATCTCATCAGCCTGGCAAAGACCAATGGCATGGTCTACTCGGTGCACCTGTTGCGGACGCAAGGCGCCGCGGAGATCGTATACATCTCGGTCAACGGCGGCCCCGTCGTGCCAATACAGCTCGACACCGGGTCGTCCGGTCTGACGATCTTACGAAAGTATGTGGGACAGAAAGACCTTGGGCCGTCGACCGGATCCGATAGCGGCGGCTACGGTGACGATGAGAATTCGGTGTTCTACAACTATCACACCTACTCCACGACAATCGACTTTGGCGGCGGGGCGATCACGGCACCGGGCAATATCCGGATCGTCGATGCCGACTCGGAAAACGCGTTCGACAACTACGGGACCGCGCCCCAGGGTACGGCGGGCACGTTGGGAATCGGCGCCAATGTCGGTTCCGGGCCGACTCTGAACGCGCTGCTGCCGGGCGAGACCAAAGACGGAATGCTGATGTACGAGAAGCTGATCGGCCCATGGGGACTGGTCGTGTTCGGCCCCAACCCACTGCCGTCCAAGGGGTCGGTCTCCGGCACTCCGGTCGGTGACGTCCAGATACAGATCAACGACCAGCCGAAGACGACCGTCAGGATCAACGTCGACTCCGGCGGGGAGACCGGCAATCTACCGTTCTCTGTCGCCGGAGACGCTCGCGACGGGACAAACCTCAAACCTGGAACCAAGGTCTCGGTGTACTCAGCCGACGGCCAGACCCTGCTGTACACCTATGTCGTCAACGGCACGAACAGCCCAGCCCTGTACGACGAGGTGACGCAGACCGGAACCAAACCGAACACGGGTCGCATCCCATGGAACCTCGGGCCGATGTATATCGATTACGGAACTCCAGATCGGCTGGGCGCAACCCACTTCGACTACTTCTGA
- a CDS encoding PecA family PE domain-processing aspartic protease, which translates to MTVSSQPAAAKSQRDSATAQADPAAEAAPSPGYGEQSYLPGNEVIVPGSAVTFALQQIAHTQTSLTAQTWGTGNLVAGVASVVPQMFLAEAAWALNTWQNSIGGVQASVARTVGVPVAHELAQLSLLATLMLPTAAGMALDAAQVSVPLVGIFGSASAARQAAAEIGAEKTNSMVYSAHLMRTVNTSQQIVYISVNGGPVVPVQLDTGSSGLTILQKYVGQKDLGPSLGWGIGGYGNDAISVYYKYNEYSAAVDFGGGATTSKFNIKVVDPSDEAAYENYGSASIGAVGTLGIGANTGDGPTVPALLPGELKDGVMMYQNIIGSWGVVVFGPNPLPSRGRIDGGPVGNFVVKVDDGDKYLLKGNVDSGGVYGSLPYYVVGSARDVQTNSLKSGTKISVYTADGQTLLYSYTVTAGTATTPSNSPQLYDSNVEQGTFPNTGNIPWQKGPMYIDYGTPDRLGAMHFDIW; encoded by the coding sequence GTGACTGTTTCGTCGCAACCGGCAGCCGCCAAGTCCCAGCGCGACAGTGCCACTGCCCAAGCCGATCCCGCCGCGGAGGCAGCCCCCTCCCCCGGTTACGGCGAACAGTCGTATCTACCCGGAAACGAAGTCATCGTCCCCGGCAGTGCGGTGACGTTCGCGTTGCAGCAGATAGCCCACACCCAGACATCACTGACGGCTCAGACGTGGGGTACGGGGAATCTGGTAGCCGGAGTGGCTTCCGTTGTGCCACAAATGTTCTTGGCCGAAGCCGCGTGGGCGCTGAACACATGGCAGAACTCGATCGGCGGCGTTCAGGCATCAGTGGCCAGAACGGTGGGCGTTCCGGTCGCCCACGAGCTAGCCCAGCTGTCGTTGCTGGCGACCTTGATGCTGCCGACAGCCGCGGGCATGGCACTCGACGCGGCGCAGGTGTCCGTTCCGCTGGTGGGAATCTTCGGATCGGCCAGCGCTGCACGGCAAGCCGCAGCGGAGATCGGTGCGGAGAAGACCAATAGCATGGTCTACTCCGCGCACCTGATGCGCACGGTCAACACCTCACAGCAGATCGTCTACATCTCGGTCAACGGCGGACCAGTCGTGCCCGTGCAACTCGATACAGGGTCCTCCGGCCTGACGATCCTCCAAAAGTACGTCGGGCAGAAGGATCTCGGCCCCTCGCTCGGCTGGGGCATCGGCGGCTACGGCAACGACGCCATCTCGGTGTACTACAAGTACAACGAGTACTCCGCGGCGGTGGACTTCGGCGGCGGCGCGACCACCTCGAAGTTCAATATCAAGGTCGTCGACCCCAGCGACGAAGCAGCCTATGAGAACTACGGTAGTGCCTCGATCGGCGCAGTGGGAACGTTGGGCATTGGCGCCAACACGGGCGACGGCCCCACGGTCCCCGCGTTGTTGCCCGGTGAGCTCAAGGACGGCGTGATGATGTACCAGAACATCATCGGCTCCTGGGGTGTCGTGGTGTTCGGGCCGAATCCGCTTCCGTCCCGGGGCAGGATTGATGGCGGCCCAGTGGGCAACTTCGTGGTGAAGGTTGACGACGGAGACAAGTATCTGCTGAAGGGGAACGTCGATTCCGGTGGCGTATACGGCAGCCTCCCGTACTACGTGGTCGGTTCTGCCCGAGATGTGCAGACCAACAGCCTCAAGTCGGGAACAAAGATCTCGGTCTACACGGCGGACGGCCAGACGTTGCTGTACAGCTACACCGTCACAGCGGGGACCGCGACCACCCCGTCGAACAGCCCGCAGCTCTACGACAGCAATGTCGAGCAGGGCACGTTCCCGAACACGGGCAACATCCCGTGGCAGAAGGGGCCGATGTACATCGACTACGGCACCCCAGATCGGCTGGGCGCCATGCACTTCGACATCTGGTGA